The DNA region TGAGGGCGCGCAGCGAGATCCGTACGAGGTCGATGTCGGCGACGGACAGGACGAGGTCACCGGTGACGACCACTCCGCCGCTGAGCAGCCGGTCCAGGAGGTCGATGAGGGCGACCTGCTGCTGCGGCGGGGACGCGCCGCTGGTCGGAGCCGGGGTGTTTCCTGAAGGGTTCACGGTGCACTCGCCGTGCCGCGTTCGGGAGGGGTGAGGGTGGCGAAGGAGTAGGGGGCCCACGGACCGGTGACATCGACCCGCAGGCCGGGAAGACCGTCGGTGGCGTGCATGGTCTCCTCACGGAACGCGCGGACATGGTCCGCGGGCACGAGGTAGGCGTCGTTGACCACGTTCTGACCGGGGCCGGTTGCCAGTTCGCCTTCCTGGACGCGGTGACGTGCCCACTGCACCGCGTGGGCGCGGGCGCTCACTGCGATCCGTTGTGCCGCCTCTTCGGCCGCCCGGTGGGCGTCGTGGCGGGCGTCCTGCTCCGTACGGCGGCGGCGGAGGTAGGCGCGTCCCGGACTGAGCGCGGGATCAGGCGGGGCATCCGTTGCGGCGGGGGGCCGGGGTTCGGCCTCGATGTAGAGCTTGACGCCCAGCTCCACATGGCCACGCAGGCGTTCCAGGCCGTCCAGGAACAGTTTCTGGTTGTCGTCGAGCATCGCGCGTACCCGGTCGTCGTCGAGGTAGACGGTGGCCAGGCGCAGTGGGAGGACGGTTGTGTGCGCTGCCAGCGCTTCGATGACGCCATGGTGGGCCCGGGCCAGGGCTTCGAGCCAGCCGAGGTCCTCCAGATGCCGATGCAGGGCCGCTTCGTGGAAGTCCTCGGCGGGGACGTGGCTGACGACGGCCACCGGGGTGGTGGTGCGGTCGGGAGTCAGGAGGCGGACGGGTGCTCCGGCGACGCCGGTGAGGGTGCCCGCCTCGGCGGCCAGGGCGGGGGTGCGGTCGCGGGCGACGGCGTAGGCGTAGGTGAGGGAGGCGTCGCTCATGTGTCACCTGGACCGGGTCGTGGGTGAGCGGTGGGCCGCTTGCCCGGACGGCGGCGCGGCGTGGTTGCCTCCGGAGCGCTGACGGGCGGTAGGGCGGCGTCCGCGCGCAGGGCCTCGATCTGTTCGCGCAGGCGTTGGTTCTCCTCTTCGAGACGGGAAGTGGAGTGGTCGGCGCGGGAGGACAGTGAGGGGTCGTGTTCCCACCAGTCGATGCCCATCTCCTTGGCCTTGTCCACGGAGGCGATGAGCAGGCGCAGCTTGATGGTGAGCAGTTCGATGTCGAGGAGGTTGATCTGGATGTCGCCGGCGATGACGACGCCCTTGTCCAGCACCCGCTCCAGGATGTCGGCGAGACTGGCGGAGGAGGTCGGCTGGTAGGGCGGCGTGGACCGGGAGGGCAGCGAGCCCAGACGGTTGGCGAGAGAGTCACTCACTGCTGTCCTCCGCCCGGTCGCGTGGCTGCTGTGCGGTCATGGTGCGCGGTGCTGGGTGTGGGCCCGGATTTCGTCGAGGCGGTCGAGGAGTTCGTCCTCACGCCGGTCGAAGGTCTCCTCGTCGATCTCTCCGACCAGGAGTGCTCGCTCCAGTGCGGCAAGGTCGTGTTCGACGGGCGCCGGGTCGTAGTACTCGTCCTCGGCGGTTTCGACGACGCGTTCGAGCACCCAGACGGTGCCGCGCACCGGCGCGAGCGGGAGGGTGAGGATCTGGGTGATCAGACCCATGGCTTCACGTCCTTCAGACGAAGCTGTAGGCGGGCAGGGGGCCGTACAGCCGGACGTCGCAATCGGCGCCGAGTTCGTCGGCGAGGCCCTTTACCGCAGTGAGGAAGAGCTCTCGGTGCTCTTGGTCAACGAGGAAGGAGATGTTCAGGAAGTCGTTCCCGGTCGGCTCGGAGGCCAGTTCCTCGCGGGTGTGGGGACGCAGTGCCTCGGTGATGCCGGCTGCCAGGGCCTGCTGGCGCGCGAGGACCTCCCGCGTGACGAGTTCGCCGAGGGCGAGCGGCAGCTCGGGGTTGCTGTTGCCCGCCTTGATGTCGTCGTTGAGCTGCCGGGCTCTGGGCGATTCCCGCAGGATCTGCCGCAGCAGCGCGTCCTCCTCGACGGCGGCCTTGATGTGGTACTCGGCGCAGCCCTCCAGGTGGCTCAGCCGCTGGAGGTACTCCTCGCGGTGCTGGTCGAGGGCGGCCCGGACGGCGTCGTCGTCGGGAGCGGTGAGGCCGAAGCGCAGCGGCAGCACCGCCCCGTCGGCGACGA from Kitasatospora cathayae includes:
- a CDS encoding gas vesicle protein, with translation MNPSGNTPAPTSGASPPQQQVALIDLLDRLLSGGVVVTGDLVLSVADIDLVRISLRALITSISERTAAPWAAHAPSEEWGTR
- a CDS encoding GvpL/GvpF family gas vesicle protein → MSDASLTYAYAVARDRTPALAAEAGTLTGVAGAPVRLLTPDRTTTPVAVVSHVPAEDFHEAALHRHLEDLGWLEALARAHHGVIEALAAHTTVLPLRLATVYLDDDRVRAMLDDNQKLFLDGLERLRGHVELGVKLYIEAEPRPPAATDAPPDPALSPGRAYLRRRRTEQDARHDAHRAAEEAAQRIAVSARAHAVQWARHRVQEGELATGPGQNVVNDAYLVPADHVRAFREETMHATDGLPGLRVDVTGPWAPYSFATLTPPERGTASAP
- a CDS encoding gas vesicle protein, which encodes MSDSLANRLGSLPSRSTPPYQPTSSASLADILERVLDKGVVIAGDIQINLLDIELLTIKLRLLIASVDKAKEMGIDWWEHDPSLSSRADHSTSRLEEENQRLREQIEALRADAALPPVSAPEATTPRRRPGKRPTAHPRPGPGDT
- a CDS encoding gas vesicle protein GvpG; translated protein: MGLITQILTLPLAPVRGTVWVLERVVETAEDEYYDPAPVEHDLAALERALLVGEIDEETFDRREDELLDRLDEIRAHTQHRAP
- a CDS encoding GvpL/GvpF family gas vesicle protein, with translation MAVYVYSITAAGHSHNLTGLDAVGPVPAVLRSLRAGPLAAVVSDAPAELRPKRRDLMAHQAVQERLVADGAVLPLRFGLTAPDDDAVRAALDQHREEYLQRLSHLEGCAEYHIKAAVEEDALLRQILRESPRARQLNDDIKAGNSNPELPLALGELVTREVLARQQALAAGITEALRPHTREELASEPTGNDFLNISFLVDQEHRELFLTAVKGLADELGADCDVRLYGPLPAYSFV